In Leptolyngbya sp. NIES-2104, the genomic window CCGCTCATCAGCACGATCGCACCATTCGCCGCATCATCCGCCTGCTGGTAAACTTCATCGATCAATAAAGGCGCGATCGTAATGACAAAGTGATCATTCGGATGTGCAGAAACGGATTGAGAACCTAACGAAGAAGCCAACATAGAATTTCACGCTCACAGTGCACTTCTTATGTTAGCGGTTTGCTTGAATTGAATTTAAGGTTCTCAGAACTTCTGCGGTGGTCATTCCGGGTTTAATTTGCGGGAGGTAGAGCATTTGAATCAAAGCGCGATCGAGATCTGAAAAGCGCGTCGTATCTGTCCAAGGCTGATAAAACATACTATCTGCGTAACGGTAAGAGTCGCGCATCAAACCGAGCGCCTGAGTCAGTTCTTCACGAATTAAATGCGATCGTTCTTTCTGAGTGACTCCCGTTGTGGTAACCAAAACATTGGCACGATTAATGGTGTCTTGATTGTTCCAACGTGTCACGAAAAATCCAAAATTTACTGGAATGTAAGCAGGTTCGATTCGGCGGAATTGAGCTTCTGGAACAAAGTGAATCGTCACATTCGGATTGCTATTCACGAGTTGCATCCGAATTGCACCTCCGGTTAATCCATTTACTTCGCTAATTACCGTTCGCAGTGTTCTTAAGTCTTCGCTTGTCGGCTTGCCGAAAGCCTGAATCCGGACTTCTCCGCTCCATTTGCGAATTCTGGGTGCGCCTTGTTGGTTGTACTCTGACCCCATTGCAATTTCCATGAAATAGTCGATCTGAGCTTGGGAAAAAGCAGAATTAGAACGAATTGTTTTTGATTGAAGCTGTTTCGGTTGGGCAACGGGAGCATTCGAGGAAATAGATCCGCCGCCGAAAGATTCCATTGATCGAGCAGACAGCGATCGACCAATTCCTGCTGTCAAAATCCCTAAAGAGAGTGCGCCCGTCAGCGTCAAAATTCGACTCATTCGCTCTGCAACCTTTGGCTTCATGATTCTTCCCCCAGGTAGACTTTAGATGCCTCCTAGAGTTCCCCGGTGCTTTTTGAACTCACCTTCCCTAAGTTCGGGCAATAATTCTCTATATCGGGATAATCTATCGAAGATTCTTGCAACATTGATTAATTCTTCATCAGAAATTCCGATATAAAATGCAAGATTTGCAAAATTGATTCTCTATCTTTGGTCGTACCTCTCAAAATCTGACTTTGATTAATCTAATGAACTATCGATCGAGCGATTTCCCACTCAATCTGCACCTCACTTCGTTTCACTAGAGATGAGAGTAGTCAAATTATATGGCGACTAAATTTCCAAAATTTAGCCAGGATCTCGCGCAAGATCCCACAACGCGACGGCTTTGGTATGGGATTGCCACCGCTCACGACTTTGAAAGTCATGACGGCATGACCGAGGAGAAGCTTTATCAAAAGATTTTTGCGACTCACTTTGGTCATGTAGCAATCATTTTCTTATGGACTTCTAGCCTGTTGTTCCACGTTGCATGGCAGGGCAATTTTCCGCAGTGGATTAAAGATCCGCTGCATATTCGTCCCATTGCTCATGCGATCTGGGACCCTCAATTCGGTA contains:
- a CDS encoding DUF2927 domain-containing protein, which codes for MKPKVAERMSRILTLTGALSLGILTAGIGRSLSARSMESFGGGSISSNAPVAQPKQLQSKTIRSNSAFSQAQIDYFMEIAMGSEYNQQGAPRIRKWSGEVRIQAFGKPTSEDLRTLRTVISEVNGLTGGAIRMQLVNSNPNVTIHFVPEAQFRRIEPAYIPVNFGFFVTRWNNQDTINRANVLVTTTGVTQKERSHLIREELTQALGLMRDSYRYADSMFYQPWTDTTRFSDLDRALIQMLYLPQIKPGMTTAEVLRTLNSIQANR